Below is a window of Musa acuminata AAA Group cultivar baxijiao chromosome BXJ3-11, Cavendish_Baxijiao_AAA, whole genome shotgun sequence DNA.
CTCCAGTACTCTAATTCTGACACAGTGGTTTATGTTGGCTGTGGGGAGAGAGGGAACGAAATGGCGGAGGTTTGTGTCCACTTGCCTTGTACTCGGTCATCCTTATGTCAATAAGATATCACATAAACCAATCTCCAGGTGCTTATGGATTTTCCACAATTGACAATGACCTTACCTGATGGTCGTGAAGAATCTGTCATGAAAAGAACAACACTTGTGGCAAACACTTCCAACATGCCTGTGGCTGCCCGTGAGGCCTCCATCTATACAGGTATGAGCTAAATAGTCAATATCAAGTGAGGGTACAATATATGCGGTTATGGTGTCTAGAGTAAGACTCAAATCTAAATTATAACATGtcaaatgctatcatgcttttcctCAGCTAAGCAATTCATCTACACAACCCTAAGCGAACCTAAGTGAGCAAGTAGTGCAGACAATAATATATCTTAGGTTTATAAAATTTGCTATTAAAGGTGAAAAGGTAAGTCTATAGTAGGAGGACTCCTATATACTGTTATATTTGTTGCAATTATTTAGAAGTTTcttatatgatattattatttgtGGCTACCAACCAAAAGTTGTGGGAGTTCTGACATGTCAATTAACTTCTCAGAAGTTGCTTCATATAGTGATGAAAGTTTAAGGTGTCTCATCACTTGGCTGAATATTCTATATTTAAATATGCTAAGTTGATTTATAACCTCAAGTTCAGCCGGGATGTTACtggacaaaatgtgatgaatcaaGTAGATTGGTTCTATCATCTATGCACCTTGAAGTTGGATATTGCCTTGAATTATAATAACCATTCTACATATCATAATTATTAAGTGACCTGAATCAGAAGATGAGGCATATACTGGAGTCTATTTGCAAAAGCCATATGTACTGGTCACTGCCTTGGTTGTAGGTTATCATAGATAGACTGCGAACCCTGCTTAGTCCTACAGCACATCTCACTAGACAGTGTTGAAATCAAGGACACTTTGCATCTAGAACAATTTATAAAAAAGATGTTTTGGTTGTCCTGATGTGCTAGTTTGGGATAAAGCATGTTATTTTTTAGGTTCCAAATCTATTAGtatttatcttctttttcttcttggataTTTGAGACAGCAAATAAATTAAGAGCAGAGCAATTTGGGCTTGATTCAGATGACCATATCTTAATTGTAGATGATGAATTGAAAATGCggcctttattttctttcttacaAGCATCTAATTATGGATATAAAGCAACACAACACTTTCGTAGGGTGTTATTTGGAGATCTAGGCAGTAATTTTCTTTAGTGTGCTGTTTAAGATGCCGAGATATCTTCAGATGCttttaagttttcaagaattacccctttttttttcttgtgttaaCTTCATTCGACATTTCTTTCTATGAAATGGTCAGGGTATTATTAtatgtgcatatgtatatataatatgtgtATATAGCATATACAGCAATTTCCTAGAAGGACCCTATTTTCAATTGTTCCCACTTAAGACCTgatatgcttttctttttctttttcccactTAGACTCTCCTTAGACACCAGTTAGTCCTATGATTCATACCATGCAGATAAAGTATGCAAGGTGTGTACTGTGTAAAACAAGAAAAAGGCATTTGAACATGTCTTAAGTAGGCTAAAGGCCAATAGAGCAAAAATGAACCATTTTCAGGAAACagcctatatacatatatacatacatatatatatgttgagaaaagcatTAGTTGTAATCTGCTATACTATAGGTACTTCTTGTTTTCTATAAATTAGAATTGATTATGTTTGTGTACATTTAAAATACGCAGGCATCACAATAGCTGAATATTTCCGAGACATGGGCTACAATGTTAGTATGATGGCTGACTCGACCTCCCGCTGGGCAGAAGCCTTGCGTGAGATTTCAGGCCGACTGGTGATTGTTCTTTTTTATCTTATCACAATTATTTAGCATTTAGTAACATGGTTGTAACTTACGCCTCATTAATTCAAACCTTATTCAATTTTTTTCCTGCTTTTCATTCTAAAAAGAGAACTTTTGTAATACAACTATGAAATAGATAGTGCAGTGTGCATGTAGTAGCTATACAAGGTTGCAGAAAATAACTGTTCTTCTTGCAAGTTTGTTCTGTGTTGTATTAACAATCACAGAAGAAGGGTTAAGACAAGTTAACAATTAGCGATAAATGCTTTCAAACACACTGAAAGTTAAGTTAATATGCAGTGTATTTTCTCTTCAGCACTCATCACTATTATTTCTGTTAATTTTCCTCCCCTTCTACTTCTTAAGTTTATTTAATCTCAATCTGGTTTGTACTTGTTTGTATATTTCTTCTTCGTCAGGCTGAAATGCCAGCAGATAGTGGTTATCCTGCTTATCTTGCAGCACGTTTAGCTTCCTTCTATGAACGTGCTGGTAAGGTGAAATGTCTGGGTGGGCCAGACCGAACTGGCAGTGTCACAATTGTTGGTGCTGTTTCCCCTCCAGGTGGTGATTTTTCCGATCCTGTTACTTCTGCAACCCTGGGTATTGTTCAGGTAATTGAATATTGATGTGCCATCAATTCTTCTCTGATATAGAACCTTGATTGATGTGTCATCAATTCTTTGCCTTGTAAATGCTATGCAGGTCTTTTGGGGACTGGATAAGAAGCTTGCTCAAAGGAAGCATTTTCCATCAGTGAATTGGCTTATTTCATATTCCAAGTACTCAAAGGTTTGTTATTGTACCATTATGTTATCCTTAAGTTACATGAAAAAAACTTGTAGTTATCTcaagcatggtttgcagtaccgatccataccgcccggtatgggcggtacgtaccggtccgccagacTTTCGGTATGCGGACCATATGTTATCGTTCCGACACTGTAgcatactgtagcagtactgtatcACTATaggactgctacagtgctcggcacgcctgaatataccgctcggtacacctgggtgtaccaagcggtataccgtaccataccggtaccgagcccaggtcgaaactccggtacggtacggtattgcgaaccttgatctcAAGTATCATGCACTTTGTTGGTTAGAGACTGTGTAATTAAAATTAGTGATGTTTTAAAACAAAATGTGAACGTGAACTTGTGGGCATGCAGGGGTATGACAGGGCATTTGAAACCATCAGTCGtacaattcttatatttttatttcatttttgttaTACTGAGTACAACAGTTGCTGTAGTGATAGATAGCGAACTGCTCCTAATATGCTCCAGCACCTTTATGACAGTACAGTTTTGCATCTAATTTCCATTGctttactcttctgtttcttgcAGGCCTTGGAATCTTTCTATGAGAAATTTGATCCAGATTTTATTGACATTAGAACAAAGGCACGTGAGGTACTACAAAGAGAAGATGATCTGAATGAAATTGTGCAGGTAATTTTTTCCAGCTTATCTTATCATCATATGataattttgttttaatttgttaaattttaactTTTTTCTTATTGTTGTTGAAATCTAATTGTAACAATTTTAAAATGTCCAGGAGCTTAGcctttcttaatattttattgattttgaGATCGTCAAATGATTTGCAAAaccttttagtttttattttactAAGTCATAATATCTTTTACAACATGTTATAAATTTAAGGATTCTCCTTCTTCCCTTGTTATCACTGGATTTAGAGCTAGTTTTACATATGATTTATGTAATTATTGAAAATTTAATAGTACAAAGTTTCTTTCACATATTATGTTTTTAGTTATTATTTGTTGGTCTTAATGACTACTTCTGATTTTGCAGCTTGTTGGTAAAGATGCATTAGCAGAAACAGACAAGATTACTCTAGAGACTGCAAAGCTTCTGCGGGAAGATTATCTTGCACAGAATGCATTTACTCCGTATGTTCCATCTTTGTCATAATGACTTTTATTTCTGACTTCCTCATGTAGTTTTCTTGTCCTCCTAAGCTGATCCAATTGTCAACTCTTATGATTGTAACAGATATGATAAGTTCTGCCCATTCTACAAGTCTGTTTGGATGATGCGTAACATTATACACTTCAATACTTTGGCAAATCAGGTATTCTTCTATCTACTGGAAATATCTATTTTATAAATCTCTGACATAAAAAATTGATTTGTAGAAGCTTGTGTTTCTTGTTTCCGGTTTAATTCCAACCTTGGACTCACTTAGAGGCTGGTAATTGACCGGAACCAGGCTTTATTTTGAGTAGGTCTAAGGACTGATGCATTATCAGCCATTTATATGCTATTCAAGTTGTTGGCTAATTTTTCAGTTGTCTTTTTGGTGATGATGACAAATTTCTGGTTAATGTTTCATTTGTCTTTTTGGTGATGTCTGTTGATGATAATCTAAAGGAGTCTTGTTGTATTTTGCATTAAAGAAATCTTGTAGTATCTATAAACTTGTATTAGAATAGTTATGATAGGGCTTGTAGTTTTTAGAATTCTTGTATTCACTCTTGCTCTCATGTTAATTATCAGGCTGTGGAGCGAGGGGCAGGTTCAGATGGCCAGAAGATTACTTACAGTGTCATTAAGCATCGACTGGGTGACCTTTTCTACCGTCTAGTGTAAGTAATAGGCTGAAACTTGTGCTTGATGTATTGGAGCGTGCCTTTATCTTTTATCCTGGGGCTCGTCCAGATGTCTACTTAGTTGAAGATTTGAGTTTATATTTGGATTCCTCAGGTCCCAAAAATTTGAAGATCCTGCAGAAGGCGAGGAAGCTCTTGTCGCAAAATTCCAGAAACTATACGATGACCTCACTGCTGGGTTCAGGAACCTTGAAGATGAAGTACGTTAAGACCTGCAAAACCACAAGGGAAGCCAGTTAGGATCCCTCTCACCAATATATGATATGTAAATTTTGGGTGATTAGTAGCATTATCGAGACACCATGCTGCAGGTGTTCACCTTCAGTTTCGTGAGTCTTTTAACATATTTCGgtgttattattatttatgtgAACTACTGTAATAAAGGTGGGTGTATCCATAATAATCACTGTATCGATTAATCTTATACTATCTTGCAAGTCTTTGATGCTTCTTTTTATCAGAGAACTTTGTTTCATGCTAACAACAATCAAGTACTTTCGGAGGCCTAGGCGGACTTTTGGTTATCATCCTTGAGGTTTGTGTTTTGTGTTTCATCCCATATATTTGGGATCCTGTTATCACTGCACAGTTTGAAGATAGTATGTTTCTCTACATTGGCAATCTCGTTTTAGAATCAGTGAGTCATGCCTGAATGTTGCATGCTGATTATGCATTTTCTGGCTTTATCAGGTGCATTACGTGTGTCAGTGTTTTCTTCTTGCATTTCATTGAATATTTTTTTCACTCTTTTTAAACGAGATTATTAAGTTATGTTGTTTAGGGTTTATGGTGTAGTCCTGCACAGACAACCATGGCTTCCTATCAGTCACAACAAAGATGGCCGAACAGAAGAAGATCCCGCtagtggctgctgctgctgctgctgctgctgatgtatGCAGCTGGTGATTCTGACGTCATGCCTATTTCCTCTCTGAGGCCTGGGTTTGTGTTTCCTGCCCTGGACAAGACAGGCGAGCCGCTGCTGTGCCTATAAAATGTTTCCTTTTAAAAGACAGCAGCATCCAATTTGAAATCGGATGGGCCATGATCGAGCGCGAGGTCAATGATAATGACATGATCCACTTGCGTGTTTCATCTTCGTTTAAAACTAGCAAGATTCACTCGTTCatgtagatatatataaatatacatctaGACATTGATACTAGTTGACTTCTGGATCTTCTTGGATCTAAACTTTCCAAATTCGATAGATATATCATCCATCATGGTTGAAACACCCGTACCCGATAGCATAAGCTAATAAATTCAATGACGTGATTCGGATCGAAGAAGCAGGTTATCGGATCCACCGACGTTCTATCATTGAGCTCACTCGATGTGGGGTTCCATCCCACCCCATCGTGTTCCCAACTCGCGCATTTGTGCTAAAGCCACATGACGCCAGGCCAAACAAGGAAAAGAAGACGAAGCATATGAGGCTTACGCCGAAACTACAACCGAAGATATAAATATCCTTTTTTACCTTATTTTCCAAATAACAAGCGAAGAAATTTTCTCGTTGAAGCGAGGGAGAGACCGGCAGGTGCTTCCCCTCTGTCCGCGCGAGAGTGCCAGGGAGCGAGCGAGAGGGAAAGCCATATATGCACGCATAACCTAACAAAATGAATGGGGAAGAGTTCTTGATCGGTAGTTATTTTATTCGGCTCTTCAAATCTCCCCTATTTGGACTTCCTTTTCCATCGTCCTGTCTCCTCCCTTCTCCTCGGTAGATCTCTCCTCCCTCCGGTTCCATTGCGGATATTGTCATCGGGCGATCCCTCCGCGGGCTCCGCGGCGTTGGAGTCCGAGGTAATTGTTCAACTGTTTGATGTGAGCTTCGATCTTTCGTCTCTGGATGCCTTTTTTTTTGTCTTCGATTCGTTTTTTGCTTGGgaattctttcttcctttttgatCCGTGGAGCATTCTTGCTCTGGTTTCTTGCCGTTCGTCGAGTCTTGATTGGGGTTGCGATTTTCTGGTCTTTTGAGAATTGGAATTTGGCGATTGGGATTTGGGTAAGTGGGGGAGTCCCGTTTCTTCTGTGGCACGCTTGGCGTTGGTTGATCCGTTCCGAAAGCTATGTTGTTTGCTCTCCTAGGTCTTACTTTTTTAAATTTCAGCTGGGAAACTCACCTAAAGTTCTGACTCCGTCGAAGCTCATAGTATCGCCCCTTGGTTTGGCTAGTGATTGACCTTTTTCTGGGTTTTTAAGACCGCATGGTATAAAAGGAGAAGATAGATTAGGATATCTCAGCAATGTGGAAGAATCATGTTAAGAATACAAGGACAAAATATGCTTTTGTATGTATTTTGTATCTTATTTTCCCTTTCATGTTTAACCAAGTAGAATGAAGTTACAATATAGCTTGAGATAATTGTCcttgtattcttttttttttttcccttttgtaTCTTATTTTTTCTTGTATCTTATCACCTATAGCTTGAGATAATTGCATCCTTCGCCATAAGTTCCAATATATCTCTAAAGGTTGGCAATATTTTTAAGTAAGTACCACAGATCCAATTGTCGATGCTCAACTTTTCTTTTACTTTAAGTTCTAAAGCAATGTTAATAACATTTTTCAGGAAATTGTATTCGTTTGCTCTCCTCCAAGAAAATTAGTTATGTGACGCATAGA
It encodes the following:
- the LOC103970680 gene encoding V-type proton ATPase catalytic subunit A, yielding MAYGDRMTTFEDSEKESEYGYVRKVSGPVVVADGMGGAAMYELVRVGYDKLIGEIIRLEGDSATIQVYEETAGLMVNDPVLRTRKPLSVELGPGILGNIFDGIQRPLKTIALKSGDVYIPRGVSVPALDKDILWEFEPGKLAVGDLLTGGDLYAIVFENTLMKHHVALPPGSMGKISYIAPAGQYNLNDTVLELEFQNVKKQFSMLQTWPVRTPRPVAAKLAADTPLLTGQRVLDALFPSVLGGTCAIPGAFGCGKTVISQALSKYSNSDTVVYVGCGERGNEMAEVLMDFPQLTMTLPDGREESVMKRTTLVANTSNMPVAAREASIYTGITIAEYFRDMGYNVSMMADSTSRWAEALREISGRLAEMPADSGYPAYLAARLASFYERAGKVKCLGGPDRTGSVTIVGAVSPPGGDFSDPVTSATLGIVQVFWGLDKKLAQRKHFPSVNWLISYSKYSKALESFYEKFDPDFIDIRTKAREVLQREDDLNEIVQLVGKDALAETDKITLETAKLLREDYLAQNAFTPYDKFCPFYKSVWMMRNIIHFNTLANQAVERGAGSDGQKITYSVIKHRLGDLFYRLVSQKFEDPAEGEEALVAKFQKLYDDLTAGFRNLEDEVR